One segment of Thermococcus profundus DNA contains the following:
- the hflX gene encoding GTPase HflX, which yields MKAIGVIRTSRRERLSRDEFEELLRSAGYDVIEIVEQNREEHPRYNIGPGKLKELKALVEELKPDKVIFANRLTPSQAYNLWKELKVEVMDRWQLVLEIFEKRAHSKEAKLQVELASLQYEVPLVKEAIRRIKLGDRAGFKGMGEYQTRQYLKHIRYRMGKIRKELERVRADREVKRKRREELGFILIALAGYTNAGKSTLLNALARENVEARNQMFTTLDTTTRRFKLGRKRVLVTDTVGFIDNLPPFIVEAFHSTLEEIVKADVLLLVLDSSEPWGEIRRKFLASLRVLRELKSLDKPMVVVLNKIDLTSEEDVNDKAERILELSREMAPNVRAVVKTSAKMGLLDDLYCALEGIIPGLPKYRRFRITIPPGSDAGKVLGLLESIGEVLNVSYGEETVVDALVQVGMIKELTKLGVVIEHPLDEAGEAEEPENDE from the coding sequence ATGAAGGCCATCGGAGTTATCAGGACTTCAAGGCGAGAACGCCTCAGTAGAGATGAATTCGAGGAGCTCCTAAGGAGTGCGGGTTACGACGTTATTGAGATAGTTGAGCAGAACCGCGAGGAGCATCCGCGCTACAACATCGGGCCGGGAAAGCTGAAGGAGCTCAAGGCTCTAGTGGAGGAGCTGAAGCCTGATAAGGTTATCTTCGCAAACAGGCTGACCCCCAGCCAGGCCTACAACCTCTGGAAGGAGCTGAAGGTTGAGGTGATGGACCGCTGGCAGCTCGTTCTTGAGATATTCGAGAAGAGGGCCCACTCCAAGGAGGCCAAACTCCAGGTCGAGCTCGCCTCACTCCAGTACGAGGTTCCGCTCGTTAAGGAGGCGATAAGGAGAATAAAGCTCGGCGACAGGGCCGGTTTCAAGGGCATGGGCGAGTACCAGACCAGGCAGTACCTTAAGCACATTCGGTACAGGATGGGAAAGATAAGGAAGGAGCTGGAGAGGGTCAGGGCGGATCGAGAGGTTAAGAGGAAGCGCAGGGAGGAGCTGGGGTTCATTCTAATAGCCCTAGCCGGCTACACCAACGCTGGAAAGAGCACTCTTCTCAACGCCCTGGCGAGAGAGAACGTGGAGGCCAGGAATCAGATGTTCACAACCCTCGACACCACCACGAGGAGGTTTAAACTCGGGAGGAAAAGGGTCCTCGTCACAGATACCGTCGGCTTCATCGACAACCTTCCACCGTTCATTGTCGAGGCCTTCCACTCGACCCTTGAGGAGATAGTGAAGGCCGACGTCCTCCTTCTGGTTCTTGATTCAAGCGAACCCTGGGGGGAGATCAGGAGGAAGTTTCTGGCATCGCTGAGGGTTCTTAGGGAGCTCAAATCTCTGGATAAACCAATGGTGGTGGTTCTCAACAAGATTGACCTAACCAGTGAGGAGGACGTAAACGACAAAGCTGAGAGGATCCTTGAACTCTCGCGTGAGATGGCCCCCAACGTGAGGGCCGTTGTGAAGACCTCAGCTAAAATGGGCCTTCTGGACGACCTCTACTGTGCTCTGGAGGGGATAATCCCAGGCCTGCCTAAGTACCGGAGGTTCAGAATAACCATCCCGCCCGGCTCCGACGCTGGGAAGGTGCTCGGCCTGCTTGAGTCAATAGGTGAGGTTCTCAACGTTTCCTACGGGGAGGAAACGGTGGTCGATGCCCTCGTTCAGGTGGGAATGATAAAGGAGCTGACGAAGCTCGGCGTGGTGATAGAGCACCCCTTAGACGAGGCCGGCGAGGCTGAAGAGCCTGAAAACGATGAGTGA
- the porD gene encoding pyruvate synthase subunit PorD has protein sequence MAESPFKENIERVAKEYSEKMTPGAIATIPGSSVINKTGSWRVFVPEFNRDKCTRCFLCYIYCPEPAIYLDEENYPVFDYDYCKGCGICANECPVDAIVMVRETK, from the coding sequence ATGGCTGAGAGCCCGTTTAAGGAGAACATTGAGAGGGTTGCTAAGGAATACAGCGAAAAGATGACCCCCGGTGCGATAGCGACCATTCCGGGGAGCAGCGTAATCAACAAGACCGGCTCCTGGAGAGTTTTCGTGCCGGAGTTCAACAGGGACAAGTGCACTAGGTGCTTCCTCTGCTACATATACTGCCCGGAGCCGGCCATCTACCTGGATGAGGAGAACTATCCGGTATTCGACTACGACTACTGTAAGGGCTGTGGCATCTGCGCCAATGAGTGCCCGGTTGATGCCATAGTTATGGTTAGGGAGACCAAGTGA
- a CDS encoding Nif3-like dinuclear metal center hexameric protein translates to MVSRDELVSFLDEYLNISAYPDKSSNGLQVEGKEEVERVAFTVDTTLKTIERAAKAKADMMIVHHGMIWGGISYVTGIHYKRLKALLSSGINLYAAHLPLDAHPEVGNNVELLRLLDLEPKGPFGEYRGLSIGFWGEFEEPQPIEKIAQIIAEKLDTTVKTYEFGKREIRTVGAISGAGAFALEEAWKKGIDLLITGEFGHADYLTALDLPQSVLVAGHYKTETLGVKALMPLLGEKFDLEVFFIDEPTGL, encoded by the coding sequence ATGGTCAGTCGTGACGAACTCGTATCATTCCTGGATGAATACCTCAACATCTCAGCCTATCCAGACAAGTCGAGCAACGGCCTCCAGGTGGAGGGGAAGGAAGAAGTTGAACGCGTCGCCTTCACGGTGGATACAACACTCAAAACAATAGAACGCGCAGCAAAGGCCAAAGCCGACATGATGATAGTCCACCACGGTATGATATGGGGCGGGATAAGCTACGTAACTGGGATACACTACAAGCGCCTGAAAGCGCTTCTCTCATCGGGCATTAACCTCTACGCGGCCCATCTTCCGCTCGATGCCCATCCTGAGGTGGGGAACAACGTAGAACTTCTGAGATTACTTGATCTCGAACCTAAGGGGCCTTTCGGCGAGTACCGGGGGCTTTCCATTGGCTTCTGGGGAGAGTTTGAAGAGCCGCAGCCGATAGAGAAAATTGCACAGATAATCGCGGAAAAGCTCGACACAACGGTTAAAACCTACGAGTTCGGGAAGCGCGAGATTAGAACCGTTGGAGCCATCAGCGGGGCAGGTGCCTTCGCCCTGGAGGAAGCTTGGAAGAAGGGGATCGACCTTCTCATAACCGGCGAGTTTGGCCATGCCGATTATTTAACCGCCCTTGACCTTCCGCAGAGCGTCCTCGTGGCTGGCCACTACAAGACGGAGACGCTCGGAGTTAAAGCACTGATGCCTCTCCTGGGAGAAAAGTTCGATCTGGAAGTGTTCTTCATCGACGAGCCGACTGGGCTATAA
- a CDS encoding pyruvate/ketoisovalerate ferredoxin oxidoreductase subunit gamma: MIEIRFHGRGGQGAVTAANILASAAFKEGKYVQAFPFFGVERRGAPVTAFTRIDEKPIRIKTQIYEPDVVVVLDPSLLDTVDVTAGLKDGGIVIINTEKSKEEVLEKLKKKPGKLAIVDATGIALDVLGLPITNTAILGAVAKATGLVKLEKVQEAIKETFSGALGEKNAKAAEESFNKTVVYEL, from the coding sequence ATGATCGAGATACGTTTTCACGGTAGAGGTGGACAGGGTGCTGTTACCGCTGCAAACATTCTAGCTTCAGCAGCCTTCAAGGAGGGCAAATACGTCCAGGCGTTCCCGTTCTTCGGTGTTGAGAGGCGTGGAGCGCCGGTTACTGCCTTCACCAGGATAGATGAGAAGCCCATCAGGATAAAGACCCAGATCTACGAGCCGGACGTTGTCGTCGTCCTCGACCCGAGCCTTCTCGACACCGTTGATGTCACGGCCGGTCTCAAGGACGGAGGAATCGTCATAATCAACACCGAGAAGAGCAAGGAAGAGGTACTTGAGAAGCTCAAGAAGAAGCCGGGCAAGCTGGCTATCGTTGACGCTACCGGCATAGCCCTCGACGTTCTTGGACTCCCGATCACCAACACGGCCATCCTCGGTGCGGTTGCAAAGGCCACCGGACTAGTCAAGCTTGAGAAAGTCCAGGAAGCCATTAAGGAGACCTTCTCGGGAGCCCTCGGGGAGAAGAACGCCAAGGCCGCCGAGGAGTCCTTCAACAAGACCGTTGTCTACGAGCTCTGA
- the porA gene encoding pyruvate ferredoxin oxidoreductase → MEYKPIRKVVSGNYAAAYAVKDARVQVVAAYPITPQTSIIEKIAEFLANGEVENLQYVPVESEHSAMAATIGASATGARAFTATSAQGLALMHEMLHWAAGARLPIVMVDVNRAMAPPWSVWDDQTDSLAQRDTGWMQFYAENNQEVYDGVLMAFKIAETVNVPAMVVESAFILSHTYDVVEMIPQELVDEFLPPRKPLYTLTNFDNPISVGALATPADYYEFRYKLAKAHEKAKKVIKEVGKEFGEMFGRDYSQMIELYRTDDADFVFMGMGSLMGTVKQAVDILREEGYKVGAAKVRWFRPFPKEELYELAKNVQGIAVLDRNFSFGQEGILFTEAKGALYNTGAKPLMKNYIVGLGGRDFTVNDVRKIADNMKAVIEKGEIDVEVDWYHLKR, encoded by the coding sequence ATGGAGTACAAGCCGATCAGAAAGGTCGTGAGCGGAAACTATGCGGCAGCCTACGCAGTGAAAGACGCCAGGGTTCAGGTGGTTGCCGCTTACCCGATCACCCCCCAGACCAGCATCATCGAAAAGATAGCCGAGTTCCTTGCCAACGGAGAGGTCGAGAACCTCCAGTACGTTCCGGTCGAGAGCGAGCACTCCGCAATGGCCGCCACCATCGGTGCATCTGCGACAGGCGCTAGGGCCTTCACGGCAACCTCTGCCCAGGGTCTAGCTTTGATGCACGAGATGCTCCACTGGGCGGCCGGTGCGAGGCTTCCCATAGTTATGGTCGACGTTAACAGGGCAATGGCTCCCCCGTGGAGCGTGTGGGACGATCAGACCGATTCACTCGCCCAGAGGGATACGGGCTGGATGCAGTTCTACGCCGAGAACAACCAGGAGGTTTACGACGGAGTTCTGATGGCATTCAAGATAGCGGAGACCGTCAACGTCCCGGCCATGGTCGTTGAGAGCGCCTTCATCCTGAGCCACACATACGACGTCGTCGAGATGATCCCGCAGGAGCTCGTCGACGAGTTCCTCCCGCCACGGAAGCCGCTCTACACCCTGACCAACTTCGACAACCCGATTTCGGTCGGCGCCCTCGCAACTCCCGCCGACTACTACGAGTTCCGCTACAAGCTCGCCAAGGCCCATGAGAAGGCCAAGAAGGTCATCAAGGAAGTCGGCAAAGAGTTTGGGGAGATGTTCGGAAGGGACTACAGCCAGATGATAGAGCTCTACAGAACCGACGATGCCGACTTCGTCTTCATGGGCATGGGTTCGCTCATGGGAACCGTCAAGCAGGCCGTTGACATTCTCAGGGAAGAGGGCTACAAGGTCGGAGCGGCGAAGGTCCGCTGGTTCAGGCCGTTCCCGAAGGAGGAGCTCTACGAGCTCGCCAAGAACGTCCAGGGCATAGCGGTCCTCGACAGGAACTTCTCCTTCGGCCAGGAGGGCATACTCTTCACAGAGGCCAAGGGGGCGCTCTACAACACCGGTGCCAAGCCGCTCATGAAGAACTACATAGTCGGACTCGGAGGCAGGGACTTCACGGTCAACGACGTCAGGAAGATCGCCGATAACATGAAGGCCGTTATCGAGAAGGGAGAGATCGATGTAGAGGTGGACTGGTACCACCTTAAGAGGTGA
- a CDS encoding DUF835 domain-containing protein, giving the protein MGLIVSSSRLIYDISMFAVIAYVWLFFLKRWNRYVAELKFFVQEAAIFLSIAVIGRTIDIIDDFTEVPYDSAILSILYGVSIFGVIYTIVHYVIVLERRYIPTPKIPSNESAPKGADGRFKGAYLVFGSKAKMVDLFGLLRSLKMPTLAFTRNPHLYEGMDFVATVWITQATDSGVPPTKLHVIQEQAINFVRENPESIVVIDCLEYLMLYNEFPAIFKFLVNLKDYILPTGAALVIVVDENALDERQKALLLREFEPL; this is encoded by the coding sequence ATGGGATTAATCGTGTCCAGTTCACGCCTCATATACGACATTTCAATGTTCGCCGTAATAGCCTACGTGTGGCTATTTTTCCTCAAACGGTGGAACAGGTACGTCGCCGAGCTCAAATTCTTCGTGCAGGAGGCGGCGATATTCCTCTCAATAGCAGTCATCGGAAGGACGATCGATATAATAGACGACTTCACGGAGGTTCCCTACGACTCGGCCATCCTCTCCATTCTTTACGGGGTTTCAATATTCGGGGTTATATACACCATAGTCCACTACGTCATCGTTCTGGAGAGGAGGTACATCCCAACCCCAAAGATCCCGAGTAACGAATCAGCGCCAAAGGGAGCCGACGGCAGATTCAAGGGGGCCTACCTGGTCTTTGGATCCAAGGCTAAGATGGTAGACCTTTTTGGGCTCCTTCGATCCCTCAAAATGCCCACCCTCGCATTCACCCGAAACCCCCACCTCTACGAGGGGATGGACTTTGTGGCAACGGTCTGGATAACCCAAGCCACGGACAGTGGAGTCCCCCCCACCAAGCTCCACGTCATCCAGGAGCAGGCGATAAACTTTGTGCGAGAAAACCCGGAGTCGATCGTGGTTATAGACTGCCTTGAATACCTCATGCTCTACAACGAGTTCCCAGCCATCTTCAAGTTTCTAGTTAACCTCAAAGACTACATCCTGCCGACTGGGGCGGCTCTGGTAATCGTCGTGGACGAGAACGCGCTCGACGAGAGACAGAAAGCCCTCCTTCTCAGGGAGTTTGAACCTCTGTGA
- the coaD gene encoding phosphopantetheine adenylyltransferase: MGRKPYRKVVVGGTFDRLHLGHKALLRKAFDVGRYVYIGLTSDEMIKDKPYAEKILPYWRRLECLLKFIEINGYSNYRVIKINTAIGFADSMKDLEAIVVSEETYKGAVLVNRAREEKGLPPLKVVTIKVIKSKVGPKISSSLIRAGLIDPFGNPLTRKKNETGKRL; encoded by the coding sequence ATGGGGAGAAAACCGTATAGAAAGGTTGTCGTTGGAGGTACATTCGACAGGCTCCACCTCGGCCACAAAGCCCTCCTCAGAAAAGCCTTTGATGTTGGAAGGTACGTGTATATCGGCCTGACCTCGGATGAGATGATAAAGGACAAACCCTACGCCGAGAAGATCCTCCCCTACTGGAGGCGGCTGGAGTGCCTCCTAAAGTTCATCGAGATCAACGGCTACTCAAACTACCGCGTCATCAAGATAAACACCGCGATAGGCTTCGCAGACAGCATGAAGGATCTTGAAGCCATCGTCGTCAGTGAGGAAACGTATAAAGGCGCCGTCCTCGTCAACAGGGCAAGGGAGGAGAAGGGACTGCCCCCCCTCAAGGTGGTTACGATAAAGGTGATAAAAAGCAAGGTGGGCCCGAAGATCAGCTCATCCCTCATCCGGGCCGGCCTCATAGACCCCTTCGGGAATCCCCTAACCCGCAAGAAAAACGAAACTGGAAAGAGGTTATAG
- a CDS encoding inorganic phosphate transporter codes for MEALGLAMIAVAFYIAWNIGSNDSANAMGTAVGAGILSFRQATLTIAIFTLLGAYLKGYKVMKTVGKGIVPPGYLTVELAVIALLSAGVWVTIATVKGLPVSTTQAIVGGVLGVGLSIGAPVNWETMAKIAGAWVFSPVLSGIFAIILYKFYGWVISRIKTIATIEKLYKALAILGGSYMAFNFGTNEVANASGPIVGAGFLEPRTAGILVALSLAMGALTFSYAVMHTVGKKITSLGPVSAFSAQFGSAISVSLANVLGLPVSSSQAIVGGVVGVGIITGEGVDRSVVKDILFGWVATPTVAVIISLIVFRLFSLAGLV; via the coding sequence ATGGAAGCGCTGGGACTGGCAATGATTGCGGTGGCATTCTATATCGCATGGAACATAGGCTCCAACGACTCGGCAAATGCAATGGGTACTGCCGTGGGAGCGGGGATACTGAGCTTCCGCCAGGCAACCCTCACAATAGCAATATTCACCCTCCTCGGGGCGTATTTAAAGGGGTACAAGGTCATGAAGACCGTGGGAAAGGGAATAGTCCCCCCCGGATACCTGACGGTTGAGTTAGCCGTTATAGCCCTCCTCTCCGCCGGCGTGTGGGTCACCATAGCCACGGTCAAAGGCCTCCCCGTTTCCACCACCCAGGCCATAGTAGGGGGCGTTCTGGGAGTGGGCCTCAGCATAGGCGCGCCGGTGAACTGGGAAACGATGGCGAAGATAGCCGGTGCGTGGGTCTTCTCCCCAGTATTATCCGGTATCTTTGCGATAATCCTATACAAGTTCTACGGATGGGTAATATCCAGGATCAAAACCATAGCCACGATCGAAAAGCTGTACAAGGCCCTCGCAATCCTGGGGGGCTCTTACATGGCCTTCAACTTCGGGACCAACGAGGTAGCGAACGCCTCAGGCCCAATAGTCGGGGCGGGCTTCCTGGAGCCGAGAACGGCTGGAATCCTCGTGGCGTTGAGCCTGGCCATGGGGGCTCTCACCTTCAGCTACGCAGTTATGCACACCGTCGGAAAGAAGATAACATCCCTCGGTCCGGTTTCGGCTTTCTCAGCTCAGTTCGGCTCCGCCATCTCCGTGAGTCTGGCCAACGTTTTGGGCCTCCCCGTGAGCTCAAGCCAGGCCATAGTCGGCGGAGTCGTCGGCGTCGGCATCATAACGGGAGAGGGCGTGGATAGGAGCGTCGTAAAGGACATACTCTTCGGCTGGGTGGCCACTCCAACTGTGGCGGTCATAATCTCACTCATCGTTTTCAGGCTCTTCAGCCTCGCCGGCCTCGTCTAA
- a CDS encoding 3-methyl-2-oxobutanoate dehydrogenase subunit beta — MEIPETIKKKLTLPADEHFYAGHTACQGCGASLGLRYVLKAYGRKTIVTIPACCSTIIAGAWPYSTLDANLFHTAFETTGAVMGGIEAALKAMGYKVKGEDGIMVVGWAGDGGTADIGLQALSGFLERGHDAVYIMYDNEAYMNTGIQRSGSTPYGAWTTNTPGGKRHFLEKRHKKKVIDIVIAHEIPYAATASVAYPEDFIRKLKTAQKTPGPSFIQLFSPCPTGWRSPTDKSIEIARLAVQTAYFPLFEYKDGKYKINMPNPKKEPKPIEEFLKYQGRFKYMTKEDIEILQAWVNHEWEKLKKLAEVFG; from the coding sequence ATGGAGATTCCCGAGACCATTAAGAAGAAACTGACCCTTCCCGCGGACGAGCACTTTTACGCAGGACACACCGCTTGCCAAGGTTGCGGTGCTTCACTCGGACTCAGATACGTCCTCAAGGCCTACGGCAGGAAAACGATAGTAACCATTCCTGCCTGCTGTTCGACCATCATAGCCGGTGCCTGGCCCTACTCAACCCTCGACGCCAACCTCTTCCACACGGCCTTTGAGACCACAGGTGCCGTCATGGGCGGCATTGAGGCGGCCTTAAAGGCCATGGGGTACAAGGTCAAGGGCGAAGACGGTATCATGGTCGTCGGCTGGGCCGGCGACGGTGGTACAGCTGATATCGGTCTTCAGGCCCTTTCAGGGTTCCTTGAGAGGGGCCACGACGCGGTCTACATCATGTACGACAACGAGGCCTACATGAACACCGGAATCCAGAGGTCAGGTTCAACACCCTACGGAGCCTGGACAACAAACACCCCCGGTGGAAAGAGGCACTTTCTAGAAAAGCGGCACAAGAAGAAGGTCATAGACATCGTCATAGCCCACGAGATACCCTACGCGGCAACCGCCAGCGTCGCCTATCCGGAGGACTTCATAAGGAAGCTCAAGACGGCTCAGAAGACTCCGGGACCAAGCTTTATCCAGCTCTTCAGCCCGTGCCCGACCGGATGGAGGAGCCCGACCGACAAGAGCATCGAGATAGCCCGCCTAGCAGTCCAGACCGCCTACTTCCCGCTCTTCGAGTACAAGGACGGCAAGTACAAGATCAACATGCCCAACCCGAAGAAGGAGCCAAAGCCGATAGAGGAGTTCCTCAAGTACCAGGGCAGGTTCAAGTACATGACCAAGGAGGACATCGAGATCCTCCAGGCGTGGGTGAACCACGAGTGGGAGAAGCTTAAGAAGCTCGCCGAGGTCTTCGGCTGA
- a CDS encoding tRNA uridine(34) 5-carboxymethylaminomethyl modification radical SAM/GNAT enzyme Elp3 gives MGETKNGENFRKAVEEIAGAVLSGEIKEREELNRYKIIVSRKYHLSKIPGNSDILKAIPEEERDRFRELLKKKPTRTISGVAVVAMMTKPFPCPHGRCIYCPGGPSVGSPQSYTGKEPSALRAVQSAYHPYIIMMRRLKQLTDIGHDVDKVEVIIQGGTFPAVDLDYQEWYIKCAFKAMNDFPHFRDIENLEDKLVRLIVKGDKSVFDEDPAFKEAWEKTHRKPYYYLEDEQRKNERAKVRMVGLTIETRPDWAFERQIDRMLKLGTTRVELGVQTVFNFIHERTKRGHGVEEIIKTTQLLRDAGLKINYHIMPGLPGSNFERDLYTFRAIFEDSRFRPDMLKIYPTLVTADAPLYAWYKAGKYRPYTTEEALELLVEAYKLFPKWVRVMRIQRDIPAKLIVAGVKHSNLGQLVFNELIKRGIRPREIRFREVGHMMEKFGIQPEVDHIKLLREDYDAAGGKEIFLSFEDVKNDILIGFIRLRIPSEKAHRREINCCPSAIVRELHVYGPLVPIGGKPKYEWQHRGYGRELLAEAERIAREEFDVKKMLVISGVGVRNYYRKFGYRRNGPYVAKRLDRSYADYGGSREFDAHLNT, from the coding sequence ATGGGCGAGACGAAAAACGGTGAGAACTTCAGGAAAGCCGTCGAGGAGATAGCGGGAGCAGTCCTCTCAGGCGAGATTAAGGAGAGGGAGGAGCTCAACCGTTACAAAATCATCGTCTCACGCAAGTATCACCTTTCAAAGATTCCTGGCAATTCCGACATCCTGAAGGCCATTCCTGAGGAAGAGCGCGATCGCTTCAGGGAGCTCCTTAAGAAGAAGCCAACCCGAACCATCAGCGGAGTGGCAGTTGTTGCCATGATGACGAAGCCCTTTCCCTGTCCGCACGGCAGATGTATCTACTGCCCCGGTGGTCCCTCCGTCGGCTCTCCCCAGAGCTACACCGGAAAGGAGCCCTCCGCTCTGAGGGCAGTGCAGAGCGCTTACCATCCATATATAATCATGATGCGTCGCCTAAAGCAGCTCACCGATATCGGCCACGATGTAGACAAGGTCGAGGTCATAATCCAGGGCGGAACTTTTCCAGCCGTTGACCTCGATTACCAGGAGTGGTATATTAAGTGCGCCTTCAAGGCGATGAACGACTTTCCCCACTTTAGAGACATCGAAAACCTCGAAGACAAGCTCGTGAGGCTCATAGTGAAAGGAGATAAGTCGGTTTTCGACGAAGACCCGGCATTCAAGGAAGCGTGGGAGAAGACCCATAGGAAGCCGTACTACTACCTCGAAGATGAGCAGAGGAAGAACGAACGGGCGAAGGTCAGGATGGTCGGCCTCACGATAGAGACGAGACCCGACTGGGCCTTCGAGAGGCAGATAGACAGGATGCTCAAACTGGGGACGACGAGGGTCGAGCTCGGCGTTCAGACTGTATTTAACTTCATCCACGAGAGGACGAAGAGGGGTCACGGCGTCGAGGAGATAATCAAGACAACGCAGCTCCTGCGCGACGCCGGTTTGAAAATCAACTACCACATAATGCCGGGTCTGCCGGGAAGCAACTTTGAGCGCGACCTCTACACGTTCAGGGCCATCTTCGAGGATTCCCGCTTCCGCCCGGACATGCTGAAGATTTACCCAACCCTCGTTACGGCGGATGCCCCGCTCTACGCCTGGTACAAGGCCGGCAAATACCGGCCCTACACGACGGAGGAGGCCCTTGAGCTTTTGGTTGAGGCGTACAAGCTCTTCCCCAAGTGGGTCCGCGTCATGAGGATACAGCGCGACATCCCTGCGAAGCTCATCGTCGCCGGAGTGAAGCACTCAAACCTCGGCCAGCTCGTCTTCAACGAACTGATAAAGCGCGGGATAAGGCCGAGGGAGATTAGGTTTAGGGAAGTTGGTCACATGATGGAGAAGTTTGGAATTCAGCCGGAAGTGGATCACATAAAGCTCCTCCGCGAGGACTACGACGCAGCCGGAGGAAAGGAGATATTCCTCAGCTTTGAGGACGTTAAAAACGACATCCTGATTGGCTTCATCCGTCTCAGGATTCCAAGCGAAAAGGCCCATCGGAGAGAGATAAACTGCTGTCCTTCTGCCATAGTGCGGGAGCTTCACGTCTACGGCCCACTCGTGCCGATAGGCGGAAAGCCGAAGTACGAGTGGCAGCACCGCGGATATGGGAGGGAGCTTCTGGCCGAAGCTGAGAGGATAGCTCGCGAGGAGTTCGACGTCAAGAAGATGCTGGTCATCAGCGGCGTTGGGGTTAGGAACTACTACCGGAAGTTCGGCTACAGGAGGAACGGGCCCTACGTGGCGAAGAGGCTCGATAGAAGCTACGCCGACTACGGAGGGAGCAGGGAGTTTGATGCACACTTGAACACTTGA
- a CDS encoding bifunctional N(6)-L-threonylcarbamoyladenine synthase/serine/threonine protein kinase translates to MIALGIEGTAHTLGIGIVTEKEVLANVFDTLTTEKGGIHPKEAAEHHARLLKLLLKKALETAGITIDDVDVIAFSQGPGLGPCLRVVATAARALAIKHNKPIVGVNHCIAHVEITKMFGVRDPVGLYVSGGNTQVLALEGGRYRVFGETLDIGIGNAIDTFARELGIGFPGGPKIEKLALKGERYIELPYAVKGMDLSFSGVLTEAVRKYRTGKYRVEDLAYSFQETAFAALVEVTERAVAHTGKTEVVLVGGVAANNRLREMLRIMTEDRGIRFFVPPYDLCRDNGAMIAYTGLRMYRGGVRFKIHDTIVKQKFRTDEVEVVWD, encoded by the coding sequence ATGATAGCGCTCGGCATTGAGGGAACAGCCCACACTCTCGGCATCGGCATCGTTACTGAGAAAGAAGTCCTCGCCAACGTATTCGACACCCTAACGACTGAAAAAGGCGGTATTCACCCAAAGGAAGCCGCCGAACACCACGCGAGGCTTCTCAAGCTCCTCCTGAAAAAGGCCCTTGAAACTGCTGGAATAACCATCGATGATGTTGACGTCATAGCCTTCTCCCAGGGGCCCGGTTTAGGGCCGTGTCTGAGGGTCGTGGCAACAGCCGCAAGGGCCCTCGCGATAAAGCACAACAAGCCGATAGTCGGTGTTAACCACTGCATAGCTCACGTTGAGATAACCAAGATGTTCGGCGTTAGAGACCCAGTAGGACTGTACGTTAGCGGCGGCAACACCCAGGTTCTCGCCCTGGAAGGCGGCCGCTACCGCGTCTTCGGCGAGACCCTTGACATAGGCATTGGGAACGCTATAGACACCTTCGCGAGGGAGCTCGGAATAGGCTTCCCGGGAGGGCCGAAGATAGAGAAGCTCGCGCTGAAGGGGGAGAGGTACATTGAGCTTCCCTATGCCGTCAAGGGCATGGACCTGAGCTTCTCGGGAGTCCTCACCGAAGCGGTTAGGAAGTACCGCACGGGCAAGTACCGCGTTGAGGATCTGGCCTATTCCTTCCAGGAGACGGCCTTCGCCGCCCTGGTCGAGGTCACGGAGAGGGCCGTGGCGCACACGGGAAAAACTGAAGTCGTCCTCGTAGGTGGAGTCGCGGCCAACAACCGCCTCCGCGAGATGCTCAGGATAATGACCGAAGACAGGGGGATAAGGTTCTTCGTCCCCCCATACGATCTGTGCCGCGATAACGGCGCAATGATAGCCTACACGGGTTTGAGGATGTACCGTGGTGGCGTAAGGTTTAAGATACATGATACCATAGTGAAGCAGAAGTTTAGAACGGATGAGGTCGAAGTTGTATGGGATTAA
- a CDS encoding 3-methyl-2-oxobutanoate dehydrogenase subunit delta: MNTLFGEKKEGATKIVFTKVDEYPEAPISLGTTLSNFTGDWRTFIPIINEDKCVKCYICWKFCPEPAIYIKDDGYVAVDYDYCKGCGICANECPTNAITMEKEEK, translated from the coding sequence TTGAACACGCTGTTTGGTGAAAAGAAGGAAGGGGCCACCAAAATCGTCTTCACCAAGGTGGACGAGTACCCGGAGGCCCCAATAAGTCTGGGGACGACCCTCAGCAACTTCACCGGCGACTGGAGGACTTTCATTCCGATCATAAACGAGGACAAGTGCGTCAAGTGCTATATCTGCTGGAAGTTCTGCCCTGAGCCGGCCATCTACATCAAGGACGACGGCTACGTCGCGGTTGACTACGACTACTGTAAGGGTTGCGGTATCTGCGCCAACGAGTGCCCGACCAACGCCATAACGATGGAGAAGGAGGAGAAGTGA